Proteins encoded by one window of Bacteroidota bacterium:
- the purS gene encoding phosphoribosylformylglycinamidine synthase subunit PurS has protein sequence MLFLAKITITLKKSILDPQGKAVFHALESLNFSSIQDVRIGKYIEMKINSNNMEEAKQQTEDACRKLLSNVIMENYSFTVEEIN, from the coding sequence ATTTTGTTCTTAGCAAAAATAACAATCACTCTAAAGAAATCAATTCTTGACCCTCAGGGCAAAGCGGTTTTTCATGCTCTCGAGAGTTTAAACTTTTCTTCCATTCAGGATGTTAGAATAGGTAAATACATAGAAATGAAAATTAACAGCAACAATATGGAAGAAGCTAAACAACAAACCGAAGATGCTTGTCGAAAGTTGCTATCGAACGTTATTATGGAAAACTACTCCTTTACTGTTGAAGAAATAAATTAA
- the pssA gene encoding CDP-diacylglycerol--serine O-phosphatidyltransferase has protein sequence MKITRAVVPSLFTVLNMFCGFFSIIHSSKENFEVAAWLIILGAIFDSLDGIMARITKSSSKFGVEFDSLSDLITFGAAPSFMAYKIYLHNLEGLGIIISSLPLILGGIRLARFNVQLVGFDKDYFKGLPIPAQAIALVAFVLTYYTEADGIAGWKADVFIVLIIWLSLLMVSTFKYDTLPKFNKRNIKEYPLKFGIFLTAVVIILATKGAAIFPLFVLFSFTGIIRWTILTIPKLFQDGKIVEEDTEKTSIDV, from the coding sequence ATGAAAATTACTCGAGCTGTTGTTCCAAGTCTTTTTACCGTCCTTAATATGTTTTGCGGTTTTTTCTCCATCATTCATTCGAGTAAAGAAAATTTCGAAGTTGCTGCCTGGCTTATTATACTTGGTGCTATTTTCGATTCGTTAGATGGAATTATGGCACGAATTACCAAATCGTCCAGCAAATTCGGTGTCGAGTTCGATTCATTATCCGATTTGATAACATTCGGTGCAGCACCTTCTTTTATGGCGTATAAAATTTATCTGCATAATCTCGAAGGACTGGGAATTATTATAAGTTCGCTACCTTTAATTTTAGGTGGAATACGTCTCGCTCGCTTTAACGTACAGTTAGTTGGTTTTGATAAAGATTATTTCAAAGGACTTCCAATTCCTGCACAGGCAATTGCTTTAGTAGCATTTGTCCTAACTTATTATACGGAAGCCGACGGTATTGCCGGTTGGAAAGCCGATGTTTTTATCGTTCTCATAATATGGTTATCGCTATTAATGGTCAGCACATTTAAATATGATACTCTGCCCAAATTCAATAAACGGAATATCAAAGAGTATCCTTTAAAATTCGGTATATTCCTGACGGCTGTTGTAATTATTTTAGCTACAAAAGGGGCAGCAATTTTCCCCCTCTTTGTTTTATTTTCTTTCACAGGAATTATCAGATGGACTATTTTAACAATCCCGAAATTATTCCAAGATGGAAAAATAGTTGAAGAAGATACTGAAAAAACGAGTATTGATGTGTAA
- a CDS encoding phosphatidylserine decarboxylase family protein — protein MIAKYGFDVVGVVLFICFTLILISIIFIRVDLLRFILIIFSSAFILFTLYFFRDPDRVTPAGNNLIISPADGKIISIKDVHEDSFLKCDAVLISIFMSPFNVHVNRYPIDGTIQYFEHIPGKYMVAFEDKASDVNERTLIGIESQKGKILFKQIAGAVARRIVADLKIGMPAKAGERFGMIKFGSRVDVLLPKGKITVKVSIGQNVSAGETVIAEFTGE, from the coding sequence TTGATAGCTAAATATGGTTTCGATGTTGTTGGGGTAGTTTTGTTTATTTGTTTTACACTGATATTAATATCAATAATTTTTATTCGTGTTGATTTATTAAGATTCATACTGATTATTTTCAGTTCAGCATTTATTTTATTCACCCTCTATTTTTTTAGAGACCCGGATCGAGTTACACCGGCAGGAAATAACCTGATAATATCGCCTGCCGATGGGAAAATTATTTCAATAAAAGATGTTCATGAAGATAGTTTTTTAAAATGCGATGCCGTGCTTATCAGCATTTTTATGTCGCCTTTTAATGTCCACGTCAATCGCTATCCCATTGATGGCACAATACAATATTTCGAACATATTCCGGGTAAATATATGGTTGCATTCGAGGATAAAGCCTCCGATGTAAACGAACGAACTTTAATTGGCATCGAAAGCCAAAAGGGTAAAATATTGTTTAAACAAATTGCTGGAGCTGTGGCTCGAAGAATTGTAGCTGACCTGAAAATCGGAATGCCTGCCAAAGCAGGCGAACGGTTTGGTATGATTAAGTTCGGATCGCGCGTCGACGTACTTCTTCCAAAGGGAAAAATTACAGTTAAAGTAAGTATAGGACAAAATGTATCAGCCGGCGAAACAGTAATAGCTGAATTCACAGGTGAATAA